One Salvia splendens isolate huo1 chromosome 12, SspV2, whole genome shotgun sequence genomic window carries:
- the LOC121757623 gene encoding uncharacterized protein LOC121757623: MEPLTTPDPDRFSNALGLTYIGSNMTGKIWLFAEEGSTCDSEQILHGRLKSHRIARPLAISAVYAKCTRSERHLLWDKMREIAGPLEGSPWIIGGDFNTILSHRDRVGSDTNRQAEMVDFAEAIEDCRLLDPGFDGAEFTWAKNGLFERLDRVLVSEGWARAFEATGVTNLPRVASDHGGPCKM; the protein is encoded by the coding sequence atggaaccactCACAACACCGGATCCGGACCGGTTCTCCAACGCCCTGGGGCTGACCTACATTGGATCGAACATGACCGGAAAAATCTggttgtttgcggaagagggatCCACTTGTGATTCGGAACAAATCCTACATGGGCGTCTCAAGTCCCACCGCATTGCTAGGCCGCTGGCCATTTCGGCCGTGTATGCCAAATGCACAAGATCCGAAAGACACCTCCTgtgggataagatgagagagattgctgGGCCCCTCGAAGGATCACCATGGATTATCGGTGGcgacttcaacaccatcctaTCACACCGAGATAGGGTTGGGAGCGACACCAAcaggcaagccgagatggtcgaCTTCGCGGAGGCAATTGAAGACTGTAGGCTTCTTGATCCGGGGTTCGATGGGGCAGAATTCACATGGGCCAAAAACGGCCTCtttgaaagattggatagagtgcttgttagTGAGGGTTGGGCTAGGGCCTTCGAAGCTACTGgggttacgaacctccctcGGGTTGCTTCGGACCACGGCGGTCCTTGTAAGATGTAA